From the Kallotenue papyrolyticum genome, the window GTGGCGACGGCACAATTATGGAAGCGATGAGTGGGCTGATCAAAGCCGGCGCGACGATCCCGCTGGCGCAGATCCCGGTGGGCACGGCCAATCTGCTGGCGCGCGCGCTCGGCATCTCCAGCGATCCCGCCGAGGCGATCGAGGTGATCTTCAGCGGCAAACAGGTGCGGCTGGACGTGGGCTACCTGCCCGATGAGGATCGCTACTTCGCGCTGGTCGCCGGCGCGGGCTACGATGCGCAACTGATCGGCGACGCTTCGCGCGAGCTCAAGAACCGTCTGGGCTTTGCCGCCTATGTGCTCACCGGCATCAAAAACCTGTTCAAGCTGCGCCGGTCGCGCGTGGAGCTGGAGATCGACGGACGGCGACGGCGCTTCCGCGCGCACACGGTGATGGTGGCGAACATCGGCACGCTCGGCGCGGGCGCGCTGGCGCTGGGGCCCAACATCCACCCCCACGACGGCAAACTCGACCTGATCGTGATCTCATCGGCATCGCTGGCCGGCGCGCTGCGCATTTTGTGGCAGCTCCTGACCGGTCGCTTTGAGGGCAACGCCAACCTGCGCTACTTCAGCGCATCCCGGGTGCGCATCACGGCCCGTCCGCCGCTGCCGACGCAACTCGACGGCGAGGAGCTGGGCACGACGCCCCTCGCCGCTGAAGCCGTGCCTGATGGCGCGTTACTGCTCGTGCCGCAGACATACCATGCCCACGCATGATGGGCCGGCGCCGTAAGCTATAGTGGACAGCTCGCCCACGGCGCCGGCTGGGGCAATTTAGAACGCTGGCAGGACCGAGCCCTGATACTTGTCTTCGATGAACTGCTTGACCTCAGGCGATTGCAGCAGCCGCGCCAGGGCCTGCACGCGCGGATCGTTTTCGTGGCCACGCAGCACGACCAGCACGTTGGCATACGGGTTGTTCTGGCCCGACTCCAACGCTAGCGCATCCTTGCTCGGTGTCAGGCCGGCCTCGATGGCGTAGTTGCCGTTGATTACCGCCAGCGTCGTGTCCTCCAGCGCGCGCGGTAACTGCGCCGCCTCCAGCTCGGTGATCTGCAGGTTCTTGGGATTGCCAGTGATATCGCGTACGGTGGCGTTGGTGCCGACGCCCTCGCGCAGCGTGATCAGCCCATTGGCCGCCAGCAACTGTAACGCGCGTCCGGCATTCGTGGCATCGTTGGGAATGGCAACCACCGCGCCCTGCGGCACGGCGTCCAGCGACTGTACGGTGCGTGAGTAGATGCCTAGTGGCTCGATGTGCACCGGCACCACCGCGACCATGTCGATGCCGCGCTGCTTGCCGAACTCCTCCATGTAGGGCACGTGCTGGAAGTAGTTGGCGTCGATCTGGCCGTCGTTGAGCGCCAGGTTGGGCTGGACATAATCGGTGAACTCGATGATCTCCAGTTGCAGACCCTCGCGCTGCGCCAGGTTATCTTTGATGAAGCGCAGGATCTCGGCATGGGGCACGGGGGTAGCGCCCACGCGCAGCGGCGCGCTGCTGACCGCGGTGCTGGCAGTGGTTGTCTCGGTCGTAGCCGCCGGTGCGCCGCCGCTGTTGCCGCCGCAGGCGGCCAGCAAGGCGGCGATAAGCCCAATAACGATGTATCGTAGCGTCTTCATGGGTGATCCTTTCTGTCTTGTGATTGATGATCCACTCGTCCTGCTTCCGAGTACGGGAGCCGTGCTTCCGTGCCTTTAGCGTGCGGGCGCCATGCTTCCGCGGCGCCCGAGAGGGCGGCGGCGATCCCCCGCCCTTGTCGCGTTCGACCATGCCCGAAGGGCCGCCTGCGCGCGCGGCGCATGGCGCCAGCCAGGCTGGCGCACGCCAAAACCATGCTTTTTGGAGTGCGGAAGCCATGCTTCCACGGCGCCCGCAGGGCGCCAAGGCGCACCGCGAGGGAGGATCGATCCTGGCTTGTGCCTGTGCTCCCCGACGCGGCTGCCCCGCTGCGCGGGACGCGCCAGCCAGGCTGGCGCACGTGGAGTGCGGAAGCCATGCTTCCGCGGCGCCCGAGAGGGCGCCAAGGCGAGCAGACCATGGTGCACGGATTGCCAGTTGCCTGCTGTCCCCGACGTTGCCGCTACGCCGGCGCTCGCAGCGCGAGCGCCGTTCACCACCATCATGGTCCACGACGTGGGCATGGCGGGTGTCCCCAGTACGAGCCTGCGAGCGCGGTGCGCTCGCGCGCCAGCCATGCTGGCGCACTCCAAAAACCACTTCGGCGTGCGGGCGCTGACCACCACCGGTGTTCCACCGCCACCATCACGCTCAGCCCCTATCTTCGCCAACCGGCGAGCGCATAGTGCTCTGGCTCGTTTTGGCGTGCGGAAGCCATGCTTCCGCGGCGTCCGTGGAGCTATCCACCACCCGCCTGGCCGGTTTGGCGTTCTGCTGGCCATATGCACACCCGTCGAACCCTGCCCGGCGCGGCAGCGCCTGCTACCGTCGTGTCAACCGCCGCGCGATCCAGTCGCCGAGCATCTGGATGGCCTGCACCAGCACGATCAGCAGCACCACCGTGGCGATCATCACATCGGTCTGGAAGCGCTGGTAGCCGTAGCGGATCGCCAGATCACCCAGGCCGCCGCCGCCGACCGCACCGGCCATCGCCGAGTAGCCGATCAGGCCGATGATGGTGATGGTGAGCCCCAGCACCAGTGACGGCAGCGCTTCCGGTAGCAGGACCTTGGTCACGATCTGCCAGGTGGTCGCGCCCATGGCTTGCGCCGCTTCGATCAGCCCGCGCTCCACCTCGCGCAGCGCAGTCTCGACTACACGCGCGAAAAACGGGATCGCGGCGATGGTCAGCGGTACGATTGCCGCGGTCGAGCCGATCGACGTGCCGACGATCAGCCGTGTCAGCGGAATCACGGCGACCAGCAGGATGATAAAGGGCAGCGAGCGACCCACATTGATGATCGCCGCCAGCACACGGTTGAGCGCTGGCGCAGCCAGAATATTGCCGCGATCGGTGATCACCAGCAGCACGCCCAGCGGCAGACCCAGCAGTGCGGTGAAGAGTGTGGCGATGCCCACCATGTAAAGGGTTTCGAGCGTTGCTTGCCAGAGTTCGGGCAGCAGGTCGGGCCAGCTCATGCCTCGATCACCTCCAGCTCCAGTCCCTGTGCCCGCAGAAAGGCCAGCGCATCGTCGATGCGCCGGCGCTCGCCGGTCAGTTCGACCTGCAACTGACCCAGGCGCCGGCTGCCGATGGTCTCGATCGCGCCACCCAGGATGTTGGCGTCGATGCCGAAGCGTCGCGCCATGGTGGTAATGATCGGTCGGTCGGCGTTCTCGCCGAGAAAGGTGATGGTGACCAGCACCGCGCCCGGCGTGGGGGCGCGCAGGTCGGCAGCGCCCTCCGGCAGCAGCGCGCCGCTGCGTCCCAGCACTTCAACGACGCTGCCCTGATCGACGATGCGTCCGGCGTGCATGATCGCCACCGAGTCGCAGATGCGCTTGACCACGTTCAGCTCATGGGTGATCAGCAGGATCGTCAGGCCCAGGCGTCGGTTCAGCTCTTTGAGCAGCTCCAGGATCGCGCGCGTGGTCTGTGGATCGAGCGCCGAGGTGGCCTCGTCCGAGAGCAGCACCTGGGGCTCGCCAGCCAGCGCGCGCGCGATGCCGACGCGCTGTTTCTGGCCGCCCGAAAGCTGGCTGGGATAGGCGTGCGCGCGATCTTCCAGCCCCACCAGCCGCAGCAGCTCGGCGACACGCCGCTGACGGGTCACACGATCTACGCCCATCACTTCCAGTGGAAAGGCCACGTTCTCGGCCACGCTGCGCGAGCTCAGCAGGTTGAAGTGTTGGAAGATCATGCCGATGCGCTGGCGCATGCGCCGTAGCTCGGCGGACGGCAGGTTGGTCAGCTCCTGGCCGGCGACGCGCACGCTGCCGCTGCTGGGCCGTTCCAGCAGGTTGACGCAGCGGATCAGCGTGCTCTTGCCCGCGCCGCTCTGGCCCAGCACGCCGAAGATCTCGCCCTGGCGCACATCCAGGTTCACACCGTCTAGCGCGACGATCTCGCGGCGCCCCTGCCGATAGATTTTGCGCAGATCGCGCAGTTCGATCATGTTCATAGCTACGGTCTTGGGCACGCAAAACAACGTGCCTCCGCGACGGAGGCACGGACGTGCGCGCGTTCGGAGTTGGGGTTAGGCGCCGGCGCCGACTGGCAGGTTGGCGCTACACTTCGTCATACAGCGGCGTGGATAGATAGCGCTCACCGTTGGAGGGCGCAACAAACACGATCATTTTACCGGCGTTTTCCGGCCGGCGGGCCACCTGCAGTGCGGCCCAGGCTGCCGCGCCGCCGGAGATGCCCAGCAGCAGGCCCTCCTCGCGTGCGAAGCGCCGCGCCGTGGCGAAGGCGTCCTCGTTGGTCACGCGGATCACCTCATCGTAGGCACTGGTGTTGAGCACGTCGGGGATGAAGCCCGCGCCGATGCCCTGGATCTTGTGCGGTCCCGGCTTGCCGCCCGACAGCACCGCCGAGGCTTCCGGCTCGACGGCGATCGCCCGGAACGAGGGCTTGCGCGGCTTAATTACCTCGCTCACGCCGGTGATCGTCCCGCCGGTGCCGACGCCGGCGACCAGGATGTCGATCTGACCGTCGGTGTCGTTCCAGAGCTCTTCTGCGGTGGTGCGGCGGTGGATCTCGGGATTGGCCGGGTTTTTGAACTGCTGCGGCATGAAGCCATCGTCCAGATCGGCCAGAATCGCCTCGGCCTGCGCGATCGCGCCGCGCATGCCCTCCGCCCCGGGTGTGAGCACCAGCTCGGCGCCGTAGGCACGCAGCAGCTTGCGCCGCTCGATGCTCATCGTGTCGGGCATGGTCAGGATCAAACGGTAGCCCTTAGCCGCGCAGACCAGCGCCAGGGCGATGCCGGTGTTGCCGCTGGTCGGCTCGACAATCGTGGTGCGCCCCGGCGTGATGCGCCCTTCGCGCTCGGCGGCCTCGATCATCGAATAGCCGATGCGATCCTTGACCGAGCCGCCCGGGTTGAAGAATTCAAGCTTGGCGAGGATTGTGGCTTGTGTATCGTTCACACGCCGGACCCTGACCAGCGGCGTGTTGCCGATCGTGTCGATAATGCTCTCGTAGATCTTCCCCATATAACCCCGATTGTTATATTTGTTGACAAACAATACTAACATGCGTGGCGCCATCTGGCAAGGCATGGTAGATGGTTCTGTCCCAGCAGATTGTGTACCAGTGCGTGGTGGGGCGCCGCGTGCCTGGTTTTGCCAGGGCTCATCCCTCTCTGTACAATGGAGCTCGGGAGCGAGAGCGATGCCCGACCGTGCAACGAGGAGGACAATGTAGGCATGCGGTGGTTTCCTTCCTCCGCCTACCGTGCGCGTTCCTGGCTGTGGGCGCGCTGGCGCCGCTGGCAGCGCCGCAATGGATCTGATCTGCCGCCGAATGCCGATGCGATCACCCCACAGTTGATCGTTGGTGGCTTTATCGATGCGCACGACTGGCGGCAACTGGTACGGCAGGGTGTCAGCGTGGTCGTCAGCCTCCAGGCCGAGCGTCATGATGAAGATGCCTTCGGCGCGCTGCAGCCGGATGGCTACCTGCGCCTGCCTACGATCGACCATTCCGTGCCGACGCTGGCGCAGTTGCGCATGGGGGCTGCTTTCATCGACGAGGCCGTGCGCGCCGGCAAGACGGTGTTGATCCATTGCCACGCCGGCGTGGGTCGGTCGGCACTGCTGTGCGCCTGCTATCTGGTGTACACCGGTATGTCTCGCGCGGAAGCCTGGGAGACGGTGAAACGTCACCGCCGCCAGGCCTACCTCAACCCACGCCAGGCAGCGGCGCTGGAAGCCTTTGAGACAGCGTTGCAACGCGAGCGCGCGGCGACCAGCGTGCCGATCGAGGGACCGCCGCCGGATACGCATATTTTTGTGGCGCCGTCGGATGCGGAGCGCGCTGGTTGATGCAGCATGGGCATAGCCGAGCGTGTGCTCCGTCATCTGATCCAAAGGACAGTCGCTGCTGGCACGCAGGTTGCGGCGAGCTGCAGTAGAATAGAAGCGCTGTCTAGCAACAGGAGGAACACACCATGGCTCATGAACTACCGCCCTTGCCGTACGGCTACGATGCGCTCGAACCCTACATCGACCAGGAAACCATGATGCTGCACCACGACAAGCATCATGCTGCCTATGTCAACAACCTGAACGCCGCGCTGGAGAAATATCCCGAGCTCCAGAACAAAAGCGTCGAAGAGCTGTTGCGCAACATCGAGAGTGTGCCGGCAGATATTCGCGTAGCGGTGCGCAACAACGGTGGCGGTCATGCCAACCACACCATGTTCTGGCAGATCATGAAGCCCAACGGTGGTGGCGAGCCCACCGGCCCGATCGCCGACCTGATTCGCGACAAGTTCGGCAGCTTTGAGGAGTTCAAGAAGCAGTTCAACGACGCCGGCGTCAAGCGCTTCGGCAGCGGCTGGGTTTGGCTGGTGCGCACGCGCGACGGCGACTACCAGATCATCAGCACCGCCAACCAGGACAGCCCGCTGATGGAGGGGCAGTTCCCGATCATGGGCAACGACGTGTGGGAGCACGCCTACTATCTGAAGTACCGCAACCGCCGCCCGGAGTATTTGGAAGCCTGGTGGAATGTCGTCAACTGGGATGAGATCAACCGGCGGCTGGAACAGGCGCAGCAGGCCGGCTAGCGCGTCCAGGATCCGGCAACGGCAGGCGCTCCCAGCGCCTGCTGTTTTTTGTTGTCTGCGTTCTGCCAGCTCCGCTCGTGCCAGGGGATTGACGGGCGCAGGGCAACTCTCTATTGGCAAAGTGGATCGGTAGGCGGAATCCAGCTAAAGGTAGGGCGTAATTCCTACCCATTACAAACCTAGCCCGTCAAGCCCAGGTGCTTTAGGAGATGAGGTCTCGTCCGGCTTGACTTATAAGAACATGTGTGCTAATATTGGTTACTCAAGTCGACATCGCTTCACGGCGCGGCTTAGGCTTAAGTGTTAGGCGGTACGAGCGCTACCGACCCAGGCGAATCAAACGCACACTATCAGGAGACATCATGAAGACGTTAATCACGGAGTTCATCAGCCTCGATGGTGTTGTACAGGCGCCAGGGGGAGCCAGCGAGGACACCGATGGTGGCTTCAAGCACGGTGGATGGTCAATCAAGTATTTCGATCCGGCGGTGATTGGCGGCATATTCGACGAACTCGCGGCGCAGAGTGATGCACTCTTACAAGGACGCCGCACCTACCAGGTCTCGGCCACCGCCTGGCCTGCCCGCGCGGGCGACCCATTCTCAGACTGGATCAACCGCGTACCGAAATATGTGGTCTCTAATACGCTCACCGAGCAGGACATCACATGGAAGCCCACCACGATCATTCGTGGCGACGACCTGGTGAAGACGATATCCGATCTGCGCGCGCAGCCTGGTGGATATATCTATGTGTACGGCAGTGCGATGCTGGTCCAATCGTTGCTCGCCGCCGACCTTGTCGATGAGTTGTTGCTTACGATCGAGCCGATCATCCTCGGTGGGGGGAAGACGATCTTCGCCCACAACGGCAAGGCGCTCCCGTTCACGTTGGCCGCGACAACCACAGCCAACACCGGCGCGCTAGTGTGCCGCTATGTGCGTGCCCGGTAGCGCCTGTGCATGCCACAACGCACCACCGCGGACAGAGGCAACTTCGCTCATGTGCTTATACACGCATGGTTGATAGCCCATAGGTTTGCAAGCGATGCACGAACAAAGAGAAGAGCCGATCGCCCAACAGGCATACGACCTCATCGCCGAAGCGTATGCTGCGCGTATCGACACCAAGCCGCACAACGCGTACTACGAACGCCCCGCCACCCTCTCCCTGCTCCCCGATGTGCGGGGCAAACACGTCCTGGACGCCGGCTGTGGGCCAGGCTGGTATGCCGAGTGGCTGGTCAACCGCGGCGCCGTGGTGGTGGCCTTGGATGCCAACGCAACGATGGTCCGACTGGCGCAAGAACGCCTGGGCGGCAGGGCGCAGGTCAGACACGCCAACCTGGCGCAGCCGCTCGACTTCCTGGCCGACAGCTCGTTTGATCTGGTGCTCAGCACCCTGGTGCTGGACTACATCAAGGATTGGAGGCGGGCGTTTGGAGAGTTCCACCGCGTGCTGCGCAAAGGGGGGCACCTGGTCTTCTCGATCGAGCACCCACAGGCAACGTACGACGCACACCGCGCAAGGAGCAACTACTTCGAAGTGGAAGCGGTAACGGCCCTATGGCAGGGCTTTGGTGTGGAGGTGCAGATGCCCTCATATCGGCGTCCCTGGGCCGAGGTCATCAATCCACTCATCAGCGCGGGCTTTGTTCTGGAACGGATCCTGGAACCACTGCCGACGGAGGAGTTCCGGGCACAGGCGCCTGAGACCTACGAGGTCTTGAGCCGACAGCCAGGGTTTCTATGTGTACGGGCGGTGAAGGGCTGAGTGGGCGCCTGCCTCGGCCGAGAGCCGATCGGACGCCTGCGGCGATGCCGGTGTCGGTGGCCGGTGTGCGTGCAACGCCGTTGCGCTCCGTGTCGGGCGCGGTCGTGCCAGAGTTACGGGCAGCGCTGAGCCTGGCCGTTGCGCCCGGGTGCGCATGCGTGTCGGTGCGCCAGCGTTTGTCGCTCGTTCGCCTGCCCCAGCCTCTGGACCCAGGACCGGCGACCATGCAGGTGCGGCCCACCACCGGACAGCGGGGAGTGCTCCATAGCAACCGAAGAGCTCGAGACTCGGCTGGTGATCCGGCCGGCGCCTGGACGGCGCGTGGCCCGTATCGTCTTCCTGGCCCTCTTCGCCATCGGCGCCTGGCTCCTCATCCGGCTCGACCGGTCGCGCCTGGCACCGGCCGCCGTGCTGTTTGTCGGCGTGCCGCTGGTGTTGATCCTCGATGCGTTGATGGCCTTCCGCGTCCACCCGAAGGGGGAAGGGCAGCACGCACGCTCAGTCCCGAGCTGGTCAGGTACAAAGACCGGAGCTATGCGGCGATCTCGCAGGGCTTGAGCCGCTACCTGGGACTGCCCGCAACCCACGGGCCGGTCCAGTGAGGACCGGCGGCCCACGGGCGGCCCCGGTAGCACATCGCGCTTGCGCATTGGCCGCTGTCGGTGTATACTGGCAACAGCGCCGCCGTGGGCGCAGGTCTGCTCCTGCTCTTGACACGGCGGTTTGTATGTGTTACACTGCGCGTTTGCGAAAACTGTAGCTCAGTTGCGTGCGTCCCACGGAATGGCAGCATTCTGTCGGCCGCACCCATGTTGACTGCCGAGGTACCCGATCGTAGGATCGGATGAAGAATGAGCCGCGCCGTGAGGCGCACTTTTTGTCACCAGGTGAGGGGGCACGAATTGACCGGATCCAGCGGCGCCTGGCCACTGGAAGGGTCATTTTGTGTTTCCTGGCGTGCTGAGGAGAGCAGTCCATGCCACCACTGACCGAGTCGGTCGTTCTGCAGCCGTTGATCGCCGTGGGTGAAGAGCGGGTAGATGGAGGTCGGCGCCCGGTGCCGGAGCGCCGCAGCTACGCGCGTATCCGCGACGCGATCGCAGTGCCCAAGTTGATCGAGACGCAACTGGAATCGTTCCGCTGGTTTCAGGAGGTCGGGCTGCGCGAGCTGTTTGATGAGATCTCCCCCATCGAGGATTTTACCGGCAAGAATCTGGCGCTGTGGTTTCTGGACTATCGCTTCGACGCGCCGCGCTACGATGAGTTCGAGTGCCGCGAGCGCGATCTGACCTATTCGGCGCCGCTCAAGGTGCGCACGCGTCTGCTGATCAAGAGCACCGGCGAGGTTAAGGAGGCCGAGATCTTCATGGGCGAGTTCCCGCTCATGACCGAGAACGGCACCTTTATCAACAACGGATCGGAGCGCGTGGTGGTCTCGCAGCTGATCCGCTCGCCGGGCGTGTACTTCAAGAACGAGCCCGACCCGACAACGGGCCGGCCGCTGCATAGCGCCAAGCTGATCCCCAACCGCGGCGCGTGGCTGGAGTTTGAAAGCTCCAAGCGCGATGTCATTTCGGTCAAGGTCGATCGCAAGCGCAAGCTGCCGGTGACGATCCTGCTGCGCGCGGTGATGGGCCTCTTCTCGGACAAGCCGCTGGAAGAGTCCGGCACGTCCGAGGAGCTGCTGGAGCTGTTTGAGCATGTCGATACCCATCCCGACCACCGCTACATCGCCGCGACGCTGGAGAAGGATGGAACGCGCCATGCCAAGGAAGCGCTGATCGAGCTCTACAAGCGCCTGCGGCCGGGCGACCCGCCCACGCTGGAGAACGCGCGCACCCTGCTGGAAGGGCTGTTGTTCAACGCGCGGCGCTATGACCTGGCGCGCGTCGGACGCTACAAGCTCAACCGCAACCTGTGGGAAAAGAGCCGTCGCACCGCCGAGCCGCCGCAGGAGCGGATCCTGACGCCGCAGGACCTGTACAAGATCGTCGAGCGCATCATCGATCTCAACAACGGCATTGGCGAGCCCGACGACATCGATCACCTGGGCAACCGGCGCGTGCGCACGGTGGGCGAGCTGATCCAGGCGCAGTTCCGCGTGGGCCTGTTGCGCATGGAGCGCGTGATCAAGGAGCGTATGTCGCTGCAGGATCCGGAGACGGTCACGCCCAACAACCTGGTCAACATCCGGCCGGTGGTGGCTGCGATCCGCGAGTTCTTCGGCGGCTCGCAGCTCTCGCAGTTCATGGATCAGATCAACCCGCTGGCTGAGCTGACGCACAAGCGCCGCTTGAGCGCGCTGGGCCCGGGTGGTCTGAGCCGCGATCGCGCCGGCTTCGAGGTGCGCGACGTGCACCACTCGCACTATGGGCGCATCTGCCCGGTGGAGACGCCGGAAGGGCCCAACATCGGCCTGATCGGCACGATGGCCACCTTTGCGCGCGTCAACGAGATGGGCTTTCTGGAAACGCCCTACCGCAAGGTCTACCGCGAGATCGACAACGTGCCGGCGCTGCTGGAGCGGCGCGTGCTGCTCAAGGACGCGCGCGACCTGCGCACCGGCGAGGTGCTGGCCGCGGCGGGCACACCCATCGACGAAGCGGTGGCGCGGCGTGTGGTGGTCGGTCAGTTACGCGGCCAGATTCTGCGCGAAGACATTGTCGATCCAACCACAGGCGCAACCATCGCCGAGGAGGGCACCGAGATCACGCGCGCGCTGGCCGAGCGCATCGCGGACCTGCCGCTGCGCACGATCAAGATTCGCCCGGTGGTCAGCCAGGAGGTGGACTACCTGCCCGCCGACGAGGAAGACAAGTTCATCGTGGCGCAGGCCAACGCGCCGCTGGATGAGCACAACCGCTTCCTGGCCGGGCGCGTGCAGGGCCGCCATGGCGAGGAGTTCGTCGAGGAGCTGCCCGAGCGCATCGACTACATGGACGTCTCGCCCAAGCAGGTGGTCTCGGTCTCCACGGCGCTGATCCCCTTCTTGGAGCACGACGACGCCAACCGCGCGCTGATGGGCGCCAACATGCAACGTCAGGCAGTGCCGCTGCTGCGTCCCGACGCGCCGATCATCGGCACGGGCATGGAACGCCAGGCGGCGCGCGACTCCGGGCAGGTGGTGGTGGCCAAGCAGTCGGGCGTGGTGATCGCCGCCGACTCCGAGCGCATCGTGATCCGCGAGGACGACGGCCGGGAGCGCGTCTATCCGCTGATCAAGTTTATGCGCTCCAACCAAGACACCTGCATCAACCAGCGTCCGGCGGTCTGGACCGGTGACCGCGTCGAGGCCAACCAGGTGATCGCCGATTCGTCCTCGACCGACAACGGCGAGCTGGCGCTGGGCCAGAACGTGCTGGTGGCCTTTATGCCCTGGGAGGGCGGCAACTACGAGGACGCGGTGCTGGTCTCCGAGCGGTTGGTGCGCGAAGATATCTTCACCTCGATCCATATCGAGAAGTATGAGGTCGAGGCGCGCCAGACCAAGCTGGGCGATGAAGAGATCACGCGCGATATTCCCAACGTCGGCCAGGAGGCGCTGCGCAACCTGGACGAGAACGGCATCATCTACGTCGGCGCGGATGTCAATCCCAACGATATCCTGGTCGGCAAGATCACGCCCAAGGGCGAGACCGATCTGACCGCCGAGGAGCGCCTGCTGCGCGCGATCTTCGGCGAAAAGGCGCGCGAGGTCAAGGACTCCTCGCTGCGCGTGCCGCACGGCGTGCGCGGTAAGGTGATCGATGTCAAAGTCTTCACCCGCGATGATTCGCCTGATCTGCCGGTGGGCGTCAACAAGATGGTGCGCGTGCTGATCGCGCAGAAGCGCAAGATCAGCGCCGGCGACAAGATGGCCGGACGCCACGGCAACAAGGGCGTGGTCTCGCGCATCCTGCCGATCCAGGATATGCCCTTCCTGCCGGATGGCCGGCCCGTGGACCTGATCCTCAACCCGATCGGCGTGCCCTCGCGCATGAACATCGGGCAGATTCTGGAGACGCACCTGGGCTGGGCCGCGGCGCGGCTGGGCTACCGCGTGGCCACGCCCGTCTTCGACGGCGCCAGCGAAGAACAGATCCGCCAGGCGCTGCGCGAAGCCGGGCTGCCCGAAGACGGCAAGATCACGCTCTATGACGGGCGCACCGGCGAGCCCTTCGACAACCCGGTGACGGTCGGCTACATCTATATGATGAAGCTGGCGCACCTGGTCGAGGACAAGATCCATGCGCGCTCGACCGGTCCGTACTCGCTGGTGACGCAGCAGCCGCTGGGCGGCAAGGCCCAGTTCGGCGGTCAGCGCTTTGGCGAGATGGAGGTCTGGGCGTTGGAAGCCTACGGCGCGGCCTACACGCTGCAGGAGATGCTGACGGTCAAGTCCGACGATGTCAACGGCCGCGTCAAGACCTACGAAGCAATCGTCAAGGGCGAGCCGATCCAGGAAGCCGGCGTGCCGGAGTCGTTCAAGGTGCTGATCAAGGAGTTGCAGGCGCTGGGTCTCTCGGTCGAGGTGCTCTCCGAGGATGAGACGCCGATGGAGCTGACCGAGGATGCCGGCGACGACCTGTCGGCGCTGGACGGCATCAACCTGTCGGGCATGGAACGGGGCGAGTTCTAATTGGGGCGCCTAGCGCCGGTCGCGGTGCCCGCCCAACTGCGGGTGCCGTGGTCGGCGCGCGAGCCTCACGGAGCAAGAGATGCCTGAGATCAACGATTTTAACGCGATCCGCATCAGCCTAGCCTCGCCGGAGGAGATCCTGAGCTGGTCGCGGGGCGAAGTCACCAAGCCCGAAACCATCAATTATCGCACGCTCAAGCCGGAGCGCGATGGCCTGTTCTGCGAGAAGATCTTCGGTCCGGTCAAGGACTGGGAGTGCTACTGCGGCAAGTACAAGCGCGTGCGCTACAAGGGCGTCGTCTGCGATAAATGCGGCGTGGAAGTGACGCGCGCCAAAGTGCGGCGCGAGCGTATGGGCCATATCAGCTTGGCTTCGCCAGTGTCGCACATCTGGTTTGTCAAGGGCACGCCCAGCCGTCTGGGTCTGCTGCTGGATATCTCGCCGCGCAATCTGGAGCGCGTGCTGTACTTCGC encodes:
- a CDS encoding diacylglycerol/lipid kinase family protein, with the translated sequence MPYTRALVIINPVSGRHDPAETQQMLEDRLAAEGLAYEVRATRAAGDALRWAQAAADEGFDLVIASGGDGTIMEAMSGLIKAGATIPLAQIPVGTANLLARALGISSDPAEAIEVIFSGKQVRLDVGYLPDEDRYFALVAGAGYDAQLIGDASRELKNRLGFAAYVLTGIKNLFKLRRSRVELEIDGRRRRFRAHTVMVANIGTLGAGALALGPNIHPHDGKLDLIVISSASLAGALRILWQLLTGRFEGNANLRYFSASRVRITARPPLPTQLDGEELGTTPLAAEAVPDGALLLVPQTYHAHA
- a CDS encoding MetQ/NlpA family ABC transporter substrate-binding protein, giving the protein MKTLRYIVIGLIAALLAACGGNSGGAPAATTETTTASTAVSSAPLRVGATPVPHAEILRFIKDNLAQREGLQLEIIEFTDYVQPNLALNDGQIDANYFQHVPYMEEFGKQRGIDMVAVVPVHIEPLGIYSRTVQSLDAVPQGAVVAIPNDATNAGRALQLLAANGLITLREGVGTNATVRDITGNPKNLQITELEAAQLPRALEDTTLAVINGNYAIEAGLTPSKDALALESGQNNPYANVLVVLRGHENDPRVQALARLLQSPEVKQFIEDKYQGSVLPAF
- a CDS encoding methionine ABC transporter permease, giving the protein MSWPDLLPELWQATLETLYMVGIATLFTALLGLPLGVLLVITDRGNILAAPALNRVLAAIINVGRSLPFIILLVAVIPLTRLIVGTSIGSTAAIVPLTIAAIPFFARVVETALREVERGLIEAAQAMGATTWQIVTKVLLPEALPSLVLGLTITIIGLIGYSAMAGAVGGGGLGDLAIRYGYQRFQTDVMIATVVLLIVLVQAIQMLGDWIARRLTRR
- a CDS encoding ATP-binding cassette domain-containing protein, whose protein sequence is MIELRDLRKIYRQGRREIVALDGVNLDVRQGEIFGVLGQSGAGKSTLIRCVNLLERPSSGSVRVAGQELTNLPSAELRRMRQRIGMIFQHFNLLSSRSVAENVAFPLEVMGVDRVTRQRRVAELLRLVGLEDRAHAYPSQLSGGQKQRVGIARALAGEPQVLLSDEATSALDPQTTRAILELLKELNRRLGLTILLITHELNVVKRICDSVAIMHAGRIVDQGSVVEVLGRSGALLPEGAADLRAPTPGAVLVTITFLGENADRPIITTMARRFGIDANILGGAIETIGSRRLGQLQVELTGERRRIDDALAFLRAQGLELEVIEA
- the cysK gene encoding cysteine synthase A, encoding MGKIYESIIDTIGNTPLVRVRRVNDTQATILAKLEFFNPGGSVKDRIGYSMIEAAEREGRITPGRTTIVEPTSGNTGIALALVCAAKGYRLILTMPDTMSIERRKLLRAYGAELVLTPGAEGMRGAIAQAEAILADLDDGFMPQQFKNPANPEIHRRTTAEELWNDTDGQIDILVAGVGTGGTITGVSEVIKPRKPSFRAIAVEPEASAVLSGGKPGPHKIQGIGAGFIPDVLNTSAYDEVIRVTNEDAFATARRFAREEGLLLGISGGAAAWAALQVARRPENAGKMIVFVAPSNGERYLSTPLYDEV
- a CDS encoding protein-tyrosine phosphatase family protein, coding for MRWFPSSAYRARSWLWARWRRWQRRNGSDLPPNADAITPQLIVGGFIDAHDWRQLVRQGVSVVVSLQAERHDEDAFGALQPDGYLRLPTIDHSVPTLAQLRMGAAFIDEAVRAGKTVLIHCHAGVGRSALLCACYLVYTGMSRAEAWETVKRHRRQAYLNPRQAAALEAFETALQRERAATSVPIEGPPPDTHIFVAPSDAERAG
- a CDS encoding superoxide dismutase gives rise to the protein MAHELPPLPYGYDALEPYIDQETMMLHHDKHHAAYVNNLNAALEKYPELQNKSVEELLRNIESVPADIRVAVRNNGGGHANHTMFWQIMKPNGGGEPTGPIADLIRDKFGSFEEFKKQFNDAGVKRFGSGWVWLVRTRDGDYQIISTANQDSPLMEGQFPIMGNDVWEHAYYLKYRNRRPEYLEAWWNVVNWDEINRRLEQAQQAG
- a CDS encoding dihydrofolate reductase family protein produces the protein MKTLITEFISLDGVVQAPGGASEDTDGGFKHGGWSIKYFDPAVIGGIFDELAAQSDALLQGRRTYQVSATAWPARAGDPFSDWINRVPKYVVSNTLTEQDITWKPTTIIRGDDLVKTISDLRAQPGGYIYVYGSAMLVQSLLAADLVDELLLTIEPIILGGGKTIFAHNGKALPFTLAATTTANTGALVCRYVRAR